A genomic region of Chloroflexi bacterium ADurb.Bin180 contains the following coding sequences:
- the ileS gene encoding Isoleucine--tRNA ligase has protein sequence MFKEVSSKMDTAEMEARVLSFWKERDAFRTSLKRRENAPRFVFFEGPPTANGIPGIHHVLGRVYKDTIPRYQTMKGKYVLRKGGWDTHGLPVEIEVEKQLGIAGKGKRAIEEFGVAEFNRLCRESVFRYVEQWVTLTDRIGVWIDMDDPYVTLKTSYIESVWWILKQVWDRGLLYRGFKSVPYCPRCETPLSDHEVALGYEEVEDPSVFVKFELADEPGTFILAWTTTPWTLPGNAALAVHPEVEYVLVEHRGERLILAHKLLDSALKGEYTVLKSMPASELVGKHYIPLYRFLPIEQDYAYVVAAPFVNTEDGTGIVHIAPAFGSEDLEVGQKHGLPILSTVDVHGNLVDQVTPWRGMFVKDADPLIIKELQQRGLMYRVSRYKHTYPFCWRCHTPLLYYGKPTWFVGTRQVKDELLANNDQVNWYPAHIKTGRFGDWLQNNVDWALGRDRFWGTPLPVWVCDQCGATECFGSIEELHRRALPPAPGDTPSSFELPEVDLHRPYIDQVTVSCTCGGTKRRAPEVIDCWFDSGSMQVAQWHYPFENHELFQQQHPADYICEGIDQTRGWFYSLHAIATLLFNKPSFKNCLCFGHVLDANGQKMSKSKGNVVDPWKIIQGNGADALRWYFYTASPADYPRRFSEDALKETTRKFALTLWNTYSFFVTYANIDGFDPRKPAPPVSERAPLDRWILSELHSLIGSVDEDLAGYDMTTPARAIQVFGENLSNWYVRRSRRRFWKSEADQDKASAHSTLYECLVTLCKLLAPFQPFTTEEMYQNLVRSWNKEAPESVHYCDYPVADPALIDEKLMAETRLVMRVVAVGHAARNQAGVKVRQPLGLAVVKVRSKAEQDGLARLSEQIRDELNVKDVRIVCDDADLVDYTVTAIPNQVGKKYKVLFPAIKTALQDLDAARAAAELRAGRSLNLSVQGQEVTLAPEDVQVQLHPRAGCVLAEDAGYMVAVQTEITEQLRQEGLVRELVRRIQTMRKDADFRIEDSIATFYQASPAVGAVIESWRDYIQQETLSKRLEAGTAPEGAFVQQHDLDGEELELGILRQ, from the coding sequence ATGTTCAAAGAAGTATCGAGCAAAATGGATACGGCCGAGATGGAGGCGCGCGTCCTTTCCTTCTGGAAAGAGCGCGATGCCTTCCGCACCAGCCTCAAGCGGCGCGAGAACGCTCCGCGGTTCGTATTCTTCGAGGGTCCGCCAACGGCGAATGGCATTCCTGGCATCCACCACGTGCTGGGTCGCGTCTACAAGGACACCATCCCGCGCTATCAGACGATGAAAGGCAAGTACGTCCTGCGCAAGGGCGGCTGGGACACCCACGGCCTGCCCGTCGAGATCGAGGTCGAGAAGCAGTTGGGCATCGCCGGCAAGGGCAAACGCGCCATCGAAGAGTTCGGCGTGGCCGAGTTCAACCGCCTGTGTCGCGAGAGTGTCTTCCGTTATGTAGAGCAGTGGGTGACGTTGACCGACCGCATAGGCGTTTGGATCGATATGGACGATCCCTATGTGACCCTGAAGACCAGCTACATCGAGTCCGTCTGGTGGATTCTCAAACAGGTCTGGGACAGGGGGCTGCTGTACCGCGGATTCAAGAGCGTGCCCTACTGTCCGCGTTGCGAGACTCCGCTATCCGACCACGAGGTGGCGCTCGGCTACGAGGAAGTCGAAGACCCGTCGGTCTTTGTCAAGTTCGAGCTGGCCGATGAACCGGGGACCTTCATTCTCGCCTGGACCACCACCCCCTGGACGCTGCCTGGCAATGCCGCTCTGGCTGTGCATCCGGAGGTGGAGTACGTTCTGGTGGAGCACCGGGGCGAACGATTGATCCTGGCCCACAAGCTGCTGGACAGCGCCTTGAAGGGCGAGTACACCGTGCTCAAGAGCATGCCCGCCAGCGAGCTGGTGGGAAAGCACTACATTCCTCTTTACCGCTTCCTTCCGATTGAGCAGGACTATGCCTACGTGGTGGCGGCGCCTTTCGTCAACACCGAGGACGGCACTGGCATCGTGCACATCGCGCCCGCGTTCGGCTCCGAGGACCTAGAGGTGGGTCAGAAGCACGGACTGCCCATCCTGTCCACGGTCGACGTGCATGGGAACCTGGTGGATCAGGTGACTCCGTGGCGGGGTATGTTTGTGAAAGATGCCGACCCGTTGATCATCAAAGAACTCCAGCAGCGCGGCCTGATGTATCGCGTGTCGCGCTACAAGCACACCTACCCCTTCTGTTGGCGGTGTCATACCCCGCTCTTGTACTATGGCAAGCCAACCTGGTTTGTGGGCACCAGACAGGTCAAGGATGAGCTACTGGCCAACAATGACCAGGTGAACTGGTACCCCGCTCACATCAAGACGGGCCGCTTTGGCGACTGGCTGCAGAACAACGTCGACTGGGCCCTGGGCCGTGACCGCTTCTGGGGCACTCCTTTGCCCGTTTGGGTGTGCGACCAGTGCGGCGCCACCGAGTGTTTTGGCAGCATCGAGGAACTGCATCGGCGCGCTTTGCCTCCCGCGCCGGGAGACACGCCCTCCAGCTTTGAGCTGCCGGAGGTCGACTTGCACCGACCCTACATCGATCAGGTCACCGTTTCCTGCACTTGCGGGGGAACAAAACGGCGGGCTCCGGAGGTGATAGACTGCTGGTTCGACTCCGGGTCGATGCAGGTAGCCCAGTGGCACTATCCTTTTGAGAATCACGAGCTCTTTCAGCAGCAGCACCCCGCCGATTATATCTGCGAGGGCATCGACCAAACGCGGGGTTGGTTCTACTCGCTGCATGCCATCGCCACGCTGCTGTTCAACAAACCATCGTTCAAGAACTGCCTCTGCTTCGGCCACGTGCTGGATGCAAACGGGCAGAAGATGAGCAAGTCCAAAGGCAATGTGGTCGATCCCTGGAAGATCATCCAGGGCAACGGAGCTGATGCCCTGCGGTGGTACTTTTACACCGCGTCGCCGGCAGACTACCCGCGGCGGTTCTCGGAGGACGCGCTCAAGGAGACGACCCGCAAGTTCGCACTCACTCTGTGGAACACCTACTCGTTCTTTGTGACCTACGCCAATATCGACGGGTTCGATCCCCGCAAGCCGGCACCTCCCGTGAGCGAGAGAGCGCCGCTGGATCGCTGGATCCTGTCCGAGCTGCACAGCCTCATCGGGTCAGTGGACGAGGACCTGGCTGGCTATGATATGACCACACCCGCCCGCGCCATTCAGGTCTTTGGCGAGAACCTGAGCAACTGGTACGTACGTCGCTCGCGCCGCCGCTTCTGGAAAAGCGAGGCCGATCAAGACAAGGCTTCGGCTCACAGCACGCTCTACGAGTGTCTGGTCACTCTGTGCAAACTGCTCGCGCCCTTCCAGCCCTTTACAACTGAAGAGATGTACCAGAACCTCGTTCGCTCGTGGAACAAGGAGGCGCCGGAGAGCGTGCACTACTGCGACTATCCTGTCGCCGACCCGGCGCTGATCGATGAAAAGCTGATGGCTGAGACGCGCCTCGTGATGCGCGTGGTTGCCGTTGGCCATGCGGCCCGCAACCAGGCCGGGGTGAAGGTCAGGCAGCCCCTCGGGCTCGCCGTAGTCAAGGTGCGCAGTAAGGCCGAGCAGGACGGACTGGCACGCCTATCGGAGCAGATCCGGGACGAGCTCAACGTCAAGGACGTGCGCATCGTCTGCGATGACGCTGACCTCGTGGACTATACGGTCACCGCCATCCCCAATCAGGTGGGCAAGAAGTACAAGGTCCTCTTCCCGGCCATCAAGACGGCATTGCAGGACCTGGATGCGGCCAGAGCGGCAGCCGAGCTCAGGGCTGGCCGCAGCTTGAACCTCTCCGTGCAGGGCCAGGAGGTAACCTTGGCTCCCGAGGATGTTCAGGTGCAGCTTCATCCTCGCGCCGGCTGCGTGCTGGCTGAGGACGCCGGGTACATGGTAGCGGTGCAGACCGAGATCACTGAGCAACTGAGGCAAGAGGGATTGGTCCGGGAGCTGGTCCGCCGCATCCAGACTATGCGCAAGGACGCGGATTTCCGTATCGAGGACAGCATTGCCACGTTCTACCAGGCCAGTCCGGCGGTGGGTGCAGTGATCGAGTCCTGGCGCGACTATATCCAGCAGGAAACCCTGAGCAAGCGACTTGAAGCAGGAACCGCCCCGGAGGGAGCGTTCGTGCAGCAGCACGACCTGGACGGTGAGGAGCTTGAGCTAGGCATCCTGCGCCAATAA
- the ypeA_2 gene encoding Acetyltransferase YpeA has protein sequence MGHHTRLRRLTLDDYERWMAVWREAGLHSVRPNGRDSREAFSAQFASGTHTMIGLEEDEKLVGVVLATHDGRKGWINRLAVLPQRRRLGHAVLLVHEAEKVLHEHGIAIVAVLIEPDNEPSLGLFRKLGYEEGVGIRYLRKKESPDV, from the coding sequence ATGGGCCATCACACGCGGCTGCGCCGACTCACGCTCGATGACTATGAGCGGTGGATGGCTGTTTGGAGAGAAGCTGGGCTCCACTCGGTGCGCCCCAATGGCCGCGACAGCCGCGAGGCTTTCTCGGCCCAGTTCGCCAGCGGGACTCATACCATGATCGGGTTGGAGGAGGACGAAAAGCTGGTCGGCGTGGTGCTGGCCACACACGACGGGCGCAAGGGGTGGATCAACCGCCTGGCTGTGTTGCCGCAGCGCAGGCGGCTGGGCCATGCGGTTCTGCTGGTACACGAGGCGGAGAAGGTTCTCCATGAGCACGGCATCGCCATCGTAGCAGTTCTGATAGAGCCTGATAACGAACCTTCGCTGGGGCTATTCCGCAAGCTAGGTTACGAAGAAGGGGTCGGGATTCGCTACCTGCGCAAGAAAGAGTCACCCGACGTCTAG
- a CDS encoding ABC-type uncharacterized transport system, which produces MRQVVAIARKELQGYFGSPMALIFVGTFLAITLFSFFWVETFFARGIADVRPLFRWMPVLMIFLVAALTMRQWSEEQRSGTLELLMTLPVQRAQLVLGKFVAVLGLVAISLGLTLFLPITVAFLGNLDWGPVLGGYLAALLLAGAYAAIGLLVSSRTDNQIVALISTALLCGILYLLGSGGLATFVGQTVGDLLRALAPGSRFESIQRGVVDLRDLLYYLTLCASFLTLNVLSLSSKSWSHGAATAVQRRSTTLTSLLLVANLVLANAWAYPLRGLRLDLTAGHEYTLSETTRELLSTLQEPLLIRGYFSEKTHPLLAPLVPTIRDTLEEYKVASGGRVQLELVDPAKDADKEAEANQTYGIRPTPFQIAGRYESSIINSYFDILIRYGDQNEVLTFQDLIEVESSSDGSLNVRLKNLEYDLTRTIKKVVYGFQSVDAALAGLSEPARLVGYITPSTLPASLSGVPQTVQKVVSDLQKSAAGKLTYTQVDPDSAGSSVTRKTLYDRYGLQPIAVSLFSSQSYYLYLVLEVGSKAQVVAPSGGWSESEVRTAIESAIKRASPGFLKVVGLWTPSEKPTTNMYGQQQQPLSTWNQLRSYLAQEYEVRSVDLRAGTVPADVDVLFVVAPQGLDDKARFAVDQYLMRGGAVIVAAGNYKLGLDYYGTSLAMEPLVDNLRDMLASYGIGVEQSLVMDPQNEPFPVQVARNVSGMQIQEIRALNYPFFVDVRTDGMAANHAIVSGLPAVTLNWVSPLTVDEGKSQGRAVTALLKSTARSWTTTDTNIQPDLDKYPQAGFAEGSNKQSRTLAVAEQGSFESYFKGKASPLAGTSEAPVDLTTGTIETSPDSARLVVIGSAAFLDDVVFQISASFSGDRYINSLKLVQNAVAWSTEDLDLLTIRARGTGARVLRALSEKTQSMWEVANYAVALLALVIIGAVWNLHRQSRTPLTLLPQVEPTGADREVQR; this is translated from the coding sequence ATGAGACAGGTAGTAGCAATTGCACGCAAGGAACTTCAGGGATACTTTGGCTCGCCGATGGCGCTCATCTTTGTCGGCACCTTCCTGGCGATCACCCTGTTTTCGTTCTTCTGGGTGGAGACCTTTTTCGCGAGGGGCATCGCCGACGTCCGCCCGCTGTTTCGCTGGATGCCGGTGCTGATGATCTTTTTGGTGGCTGCCCTCACCATGAGGCAGTGGAGCGAGGAGCAGCGCTCGGGTACGCTCGAGCTGCTGATGACGTTGCCAGTGCAGAGAGCGCAACTCGTCCTGGGCAAGTTCGTGGCGGTTCTCGGTCTGGTGGCGATTTCGCTGGGGCTCACTCTGTTCCTGCCGATCACGGTGGCCTTTCTGGGTAATCTTGACTGGGGACCAGTGCTGGGTGGCTATCTGGCAGCGCTCCTGCTCGCCGGTGCCTACGCCGCCATCGGGCTATTGGTCTCATCGCGCACCGACAACCAGATTGTGGCGCTCATCTCGACAGCGTTGCTGTGTGGGATCCTATACCTCCTCGGGAGCGGCGGGCTGGCCACCTTTGTCGGGCAGACTGTGGGCGACCTGCTGCGTGCGCTGGCGCCGGGCAGCCGTTTTGAGAGCATCCAGCGCGGCGTGGTGGACTTGCGCGACTTGCTGTACTACCTGACATTGTGCGCCAGTTTCCTCACACTTAACGTTCTGTCGCTATCGAGCAAGAGCTGGAGTCACGGCGCCGCAACAGCAGTCCAGCGACGTTCCACCACGCTGACCTCACTGCTTCTGGTGGCGAATCTGGTCCTGGCCAACGCGTGGGCCTATCCACTCCGTGGGCTCAGGCTAGATCTCACTGCTGGCCACGAGTACACCCTGTCGGAGACCACACGAGAACTACTCTCGACCCTGCAGGAGCCTCTGCTCATCCGCGGGTACTTTAGCGAAAAGACCCACCCGTTGCTGGCGCCTCTGGTGCCGACTATCAGAGACACCCTGGAAGAGTACAAGGTGGCGTCCGGCGGCCGCGTTCAGCTCGAGCTCGTCGACCCGGCGAAGGACGCCGACAAGGAGGCGGAAGCCAATCAAACCTATGGCATCAGGCCGACCCCCTTTCAGATAGCGGGGAGGTACGAGTCCAGCATCATCAACTCGTACTTTGACATCCTTATCAGGTACGGGGATCAGAATGAAGTGCTCACCTTCCAGGACCTGATTGAGGTCGAGTCCTCGAGTGACGGGTCGCTCAACGTCCGTCTCAAGAACCTGGAGTACGACCTGACCCGCACCATCAAGAAGGTGGTCTACGGGTTCCAGAGTGTGGACGCAGCGCTGGCCGGGCTGAGCGAGCCAGCCAGACTTGTCGGGTACATCACACCCAGTACGCTGCCGGCGTCGCTCTCGGGCGTGCCGCAAACGGTGCAGAAAGTGGTCAGCGACCTTCAGAAGAGCGCCGCCGGAAAACTGACCTACACTCAGGTCGATCCCGACAGCGCCGGGAGCAGTGTCACGCGCAAGACCCTGTATGACAGATATGGGCTGCAACCCATCGCTGTCTCGCTGTTCTCGAGCCAGAGCTACTACCTGTATCTGGTGCTCGAGGTGGGTTCCAAGGCGCAGGTGGTTGCACCGTCAGGCGGCTGGTCTGAATCCGAAGTGCGAACGGCGATCGAGTCGGCCATCAAGCGCGCATCACCAGGATTTCTCAAGGTGGTGGGCCTCTGGACGCCCTCGGAGAAGCCAACGACCAACATGTACGGGCAGCAGCAACAACCGCTCTCCACCTGGAACCAGCTCAGGTCGTATCTGGCCCAGGAGTATGAAGTTCGGTCAGTGGACCTCAGGGCTGGGACGGTCCCGGCTGACGTAGACGTGTTGTTTGTGGTGGCACCGCAGGGCTTGGACGACAAGGCCAGGTTCGCCGTAGACCAGTACCTGATGAGGGGCGGAGCGGTAATCGTTGCCGCGGGCAATTACAAGCTGGGGCTGGACTATTACGGAACGAGTCTGGCCATGGAGCCGCTGGTCGATAACCTGCGCGACATGCTGGCCAGCTACGGCATTGGCGTTGAGCAGTCGCTGGTGATGGACCCGCAGAACGAACCTTTCCCGGTTCAAGTGGCGCGCAACGTCTCGGGTATGCAGATCCAGGAGATCCGTGCGCTCAACTATCCGTTCTTTGTTGATGTGCGCACGGATGGCATGGCCGCGAACCATGCCATAGTCTCTGGTTTGCCTGCGGTGACGCTCAACTGGGTGTCGCCTCTCACGGTTGACGAGGGCAAGAGCCAGGGTCGAGCGGTGACTGCCTTGCTCAAGTCAACCGCTCGCTCGTGGACGACCACCGATACCAACATTCAGCCGGACCTGGACAAGTATCCGCAGGCCGGCTTTGCGGAGGGTAGCAACAAGCAGAGCCGCACGTTGGCCGTGGCAGAGCAGGGCAGCTTTGAGAGCTACTTCAAGGGCAAGGCTTCGCCTCTGGCAGGGACATCGGAGGCTCCGGTGGACCTGACTACGGGTACCATTGAGACATCTCCGGACTCGGCGCGGCTGGTAGTGATCGGGAGTGCCGCCTTCCTTGACGATGTAGTCTTTCAGATTTCGGCCAGCTTCTCTGGTGACAGATACATTAACAGCCTTAAGCTGGTACAGAATGCTGTGGCCTGGTCCACGGAGGATTTGGACCTGCTGACGATCCGGGCGCGGGGAACCGGGGCGCGAGTTCTCCGAGCGCTGAGCGAAAAGACGCAATCGATGTGGGAGGTGGCCAACTATGCCGTGGCTCTCCTGGCGCTGGTGATCATCGGCGCGGTCTGGAATCTTCATCGGCAGAGTCGGACGCCGTTGACGCTGCTGCCACAAGTCGAACCAACTGGCGCAGATCGGGAGGTGCAGCGATGA
- the yxlF gene encoding putative ABC transporter ATP-binding protein YxlF — MLQVSELKKNYGAVEALRGVSFEIAEGEVVGLLGPNGAGKTTIMKILTGYLQPDEGSVRIGGLDVLTQTRQVQALIGYLPENAPLYPELSIQDYMLLMAELRQIPAQDQMARLSEAVYATNLQDHLARDIGTLSKGFRQRVGLAQAILHRPRLLILDEPTLGLDPTQVVEIRRLIRGMARHSTVLFSTHILSEVEALCDRVIILLNGQVKTDARLADLAATPNALLVLTRKANGAETLLKALTGVKDVQYLETPEGYASYRILGRRRGQKDICPAIYDLAREQGWGLRELRRDVRTLESVFNDLATAA; from the coding sequence ATGTTGCAGGTATCAGAACTGAAGAAGAACTACGGTGCCGTCGAAGCACTGCGCGGCGTGAGCTTTGAAATCGCCGAAGGCGAGGTAGTTGGCCTGCTCGGGCCCAACGGTGCCGGCAAGACGACGATCATGAAGATCCTCACCGGCTACCTACAGCCCGATGAAGGCTCGGTCAGGATCGGCGGCCTGGACGTGCTCACCCAGACAAGGCAGGTACAGGCCTTGATTGGCTATTTGCCGGAGAACGCTCCGCTCTATCCCGAGCTGTCCATCCAGGACTATATGCTGCTCATGGCCGAGCTACGGCAGATCCCAGCGCAAGACCAGATGGCGCGCCTTTCTGAGGCTGTCTATGCCACCAATCTGCAGGACCACCTCGCCAGGGATATTGGCACGCTGAGCAAGGGCTTTCGTCAGCGGGTGGGCCTCGCTCAGGCCATCCTGCATCGGCCCAGACTGCTGATCCTTGATGAGCCGACGCTGGGGCTGGACCCGACGCAGGTCGTGGAGATACGCCGGCTGATTCGAGGCATGGCCAGGCACAGCACCGTCCTGTTCTCGACGCACATTCTGTCAGAAGTCGAGGCACTCTGCGACCGGGTGATCATTCTGCTGAATGGCCAGGTCAAGACCGATGCGCGACTTGCTGACCTTGCGGCCACGCCGAACGCTCTGCTGGTTTTGACTAGGAAAGCGAATGGCGCAGAAACGCTGTTGAAGGCATTGACCGGTGTGAAGGATGTGCAGTACCTCGAGACGCCTGAAGGGTACGCGTCGTACCGGATACTGGGGCGCAGGCGAGGCCAGAAAGACATCTGCCCGGCGATATACGACCTGGCGCGAGAACAGGGATGGGGGCTGCGGGAGCTGCGCCGGGATGTCCGCACGCTTGAAAGCGTATTCAACGACCTGGCAACGGCAGCATAG
- a CDS encoding Acetyltransferase (GNAT) family protein encodes MFTILTDPTDADVVAAIEGNMLARYLLYRLCPEVEVHDDPDMLWTLSELGYATFNTVHRAQLPPGDCDRVIAEVMRRGRLKGVPLLWWIGPLSRPCDLGSRLTALGWRSGEEQPGMAAELELLPVPSPIGGFRFRQVSSVDGLTTWWKLVCKANSRPSGIVTHGARCYTRLSLEPDSAMRCYLGWLGNEPVSTACVVLGAGVAGLYGVATLQDARKQGIGTAMTLKALQLAREMGYRWAVLRASAEGAPLYRRLGFREYGKFSTYLCEGR; translated from the coding sequence ATGTTCACCATCTTGACCGACCCAACTGATGCTGACGTCGTGGCGGCGATTGAGGGCAATATGCTGGCGCGATACCTGCTTTATCGACTGTGTCCGGAGGTCGAAGTGCACGACGACCCGGACATGCTGTGGACCCTGTCCGAACTCGGGTATGCTACGTTCAATACCGTGCACCGCGCACAGCTCCCGCCCGGGGATTGCGACCGAGTGATTGCCGAAGTGATGCGGCGCGGTCGCCTCAAAGGGGTGCCGCTGCTTTGGTGGATCGGCCCTCTTTCGAGACCGTGCGATCTGGGCTCACGTCTGACGGCGCTGGGCTGGCGGTCCGGCGAGGAGCAACCCGGAATGGCCGCGGAGCTCGAGCTGCTGCCTGTGCCATCGCCTATTGGCGGATTCCGCTTCCGGCAGGTATCGTCTGTGGATGGATTGACAACCTGGTGGAAGCTGGTGTGCAAAGCGAACAGCAGGCCGAGCGGCATCGTCACCCACGGTGCCCGGTGCTATACCAGACTGTCGCTGGAGCCTGACTCGGCAATGCGCTGTTACCTCGGCTGGCTGGGGAATGAACCGGTGTCCACTGCCTGTGTGGTGCTGGGGGCGGGCGTGGCCGGGTTGTATGGCGTCGCCACGTTGCAGGACGCACGTAAGCAAGGTATCGGCACGGCAATGACCCTGAAGGCCCTGCAACTGGCCAGGGAGATGGGTTACCGGTGGGCGGTGCTGCGCGCATCGGCAGAAGGGGCACCGCTCTACCGCCGGCTCGGTTTTCGAGAGTATGGCAAATTCAGTACCTATCTGTGCGAAGGGAGATGA
- the mccF gene encoding Microcin C7 self-immunity protein MccF, translating into MTGRDPERLPARSPSLIKPRRLHAGDRVAAVTLSWGGPGQFPQRYLAGKRQLEEEFGVELVEMDHTLADADWLHRHPEARAEDLMAAFADASVKGIISTIGGDDSIRILPYLDLRVIHDNPKVLMGFSDTTITHLACLKAGLTTFYGPAIMAGFAENGGLFPYMVDSVRRTLFELDPVGEVTPNTGGWTAELLTWAVPENQNKRRSLNQSEGWKWLQGTGRHRGPLIGGCFEVFDWLRGTEYWPDAAWWDGALLFLETSEEAPPPSLLGYTLRVYGAMGLLQRLGAILLARPGGEVAPADFCKYDQVLLEVVSDELGLTNLPVVAGMDLGHTDPVFVLPYGTMAEVDCDQRRFSIVESAVTE; encoded by the coding sequence ATGACTGGAAGAGACCCAGAGCGGCTCCCCGCTCGTTCTCCCTCTCTGATCAAGCCCCGCAGGCTCCATGCCGGCGACAGGGTCGCCGCAGTGACGCTCTCCTGGGGAGGTCCGGGCCAGTTTCCGCAACGGTACCTGGCCGGAAAACGGCAGCTCGAAGAAGAGTTCGGGGTAGAGCTGGTCGAAATGGACCATACACTGGCCGATGCCGACTGGCTGCACCGGCACCCCGAAGCCAGGGCCGAGGACCTGATGGCCGCTTTCGCCGACGCCTCGGTCAAGGGGATCATCAGCACCATTGGTGGAGATGACTCGATCAGGATACTGCCCTACCTCGACCTCCGAGTGATCCATGACAATCCCAAGGTCCTGATGGGCTTTTCGGACACTACGATCACGCACCTGGCGTGCCTCAAAGCCGGGCTGACCACATTCTACGGACCGGCGATTATGGCCGGGTTTGCCGAAAACGGGGGATTGTTCCCCTACATGGTTGACTCTGTTCGCCGCACTCTGTTCGAACTGGACCCGGTGGGTGAGGTCACTCCGAACACCGGAGGTTGGACAGCGGAGCTCCTCACCTGGGCTGTGCCCGAGAATCAGAACAAGCGGCGCAGCCTGAACCAGAGTGAGGGCTGGAAGTGGCTCCAGGGAACGGGAAGGCACAGGGGGCCTCTCATCGGCGGGTGCTTCGAGGTCTTCGACTGGCTGCGCGGTACCGAGTACTGGCCGGATGCCGCCTGGTGGGACGGGGCGCTGCTCTTCCTAGAGACCTCGGAGGAGGCACCCCCTCCCTCTCTGCTCGGTTACACGCTGAGAGTCTACGGTGCCATGGGTCTGCTGCAACGGCTCGGAGCGATCCTGCTCGCCCGCCCAGGCGGAGAGGTGGCCCCGGCTGACTTTTGCAAGTACGATCAAGTGCTGCTAGAGGTGGTATCGGACGAGCTCGGCCTGACGAACCTGCCAGTAGTGGCGGGCATGGACTTGGGCCACACTGACCCCGTCTTTGTGCTGCCCTACGGAACGATGGCCGAAGTGGATTGTGACCAGCGGCGGTTCTCCATTGTGGAGAGCGCCGTCACTGAATAG